A part of Nodularia sp. LEGE 06071 genomic DNA contains:
- a CDS encoding caspase, EACC1-associated type, with amino-acid sequence MAKFALLIGVSEYEGGLPPLPAAVKDVEAMERVLQHPEIGNFDVEKLVNPQRQEMAEAIEILFKGINGNGRQKDDLILLFFSGHGIKDERGHLYFATRNTRKTDNGLLLQATTVPASFVHDVMSNSRSKREVVILDCCFSGAFAEGMSAKDNGFVDVKNQLGGEGRAILTSSTSTEYSFEDTGTDTSIYTRYVVEGLGTGVADKDKDGWISVDELHEYATRKVQEASPAMKPQIYAIKEGYKINLAKAPNDHPHLQYRVEVEYWVEGGNGEISSTGRSALEELRNKLQLTTEEAKGIENQVLEPFKIYQQKLSRYEQALGKEIELKFPLSDKAITDLKRFQQVLGLTDEAIALIEAPIIAKQQTNKTPVSSDIASSLNSNILNKNTGLGIIIGTIIGGTVFAMFLRPSVPKSCAVDTYTFSDKMSVGEEILLTQNTNPDKQAGVKALAKGDCQTAINKLNLYRQANRTNRSDPEALIYLNNAKALQQTQRLKIAVSVPIGSNPDVAQELLRGVAQAQNEVNNNNGIQGKLLLVEIANDNNDPVQSERIASQFVKDNNILAVVGHNTSDASLRAAPKYELGGLVMIAPTGFSDGFSNAGTYIFRAIPRIRLSAVKLANYIITTVDTSNIAICRDFRNLDNDSVRDHFVTAVVEARATINNTHCDLSDDNLNAEVKISEAINSGANALFLAPHIDRISNAIKLAKAANQRGLPIFSSPTMYTNETLEKGKADVNGMVLTAAWHPQAFPNNPFANNALNLWGGIVNWRTATAYDATKAIIKGLQQSNTRSELQQVLRNSNFSADGGAVGNIKFEPSGDRKGDFVLIKIQKKSGIDKYEFVRINP; translated from the coding sequence ATGGCGAAATTTGCACTGCTAATCGGAGTCAGTGAATATGAAGGTGGTCTTCCCCCATTACCAGCAGCAGTAAAAGATGTGGAGGCAATGGAGCGAGTTTTACAGCACCCAGAAATTGGCAATTTTGATGTAGAAAAGCTGGTTAATCCTCAAAGACAAGAAATGGCAGAAGCCATAGAAATTTTATTTAAGGGTATTAATGGCAATGGTCGTCAAAAAGATGACTTGATACTGCTATTTTTTTCTGGTCACGGTATCAAAGACGAACGTGGTCATCTGTATTTTGCCACTCGTAACACCCGTAAAACTGACAACGGCTTACTGCTTCAAGCCACAACAGTACCAGCTAGCTTTGTGCATGATGTCATGAGTAATAGCCGCTCCAAACGGGAGGTAGTGATTCTTGATTGTTGCTTTAGTGGCGCGTTTGCGGAGGGAATGTCAGCAAAAGATAATGGTTTTGTGGATGTCAAGAATCAATTAGGCGGAGAAGGACGGGCAATTCTGACATCTTCGACTTCAACCGAATATTCTTTTGAAGATACAGGGACAGATACCTCAATTTATACCCGCTATGTAGTGGAAGGCTTGGGAACTGGTGTAGCAGATAAAGATAAAGATGGTTGGATAAGTGTTGATGAATTGCATGAATATGCTACTAGAAAAGTGCAAGAAGCATCGCCAGCAATGAAACCGCAAATATATGCTATTAAAGAGGGTTATAAAATTAATCTTGCCAAAGCACCAAATGATCACCCACATTTACAATATCGTGTAGAAGTTGAGTATTGGGTAGAAGGTGGTAACGGTGAAATTTCTTCTACAGGTCGCTCTGCATTAGAGGAGCTAAGAAATAAGCTACAACTAACAACTGAGGAAGCTAAGGGAATTGAAAATCAAGTTTTAGAACCTTTCAAAATTTATCAACAGAAATTGTCTCGGTATGAGCAGGCTTTAGGTAAAGAAATTGAATTGAAATTTCCTCTCAGTGATAAAGCTATCACTGACTTGAAACGTTTTCAACAAGTATTAGGACTAACCGATGAAGCGATCGCCCTAATTGAAGCTCCTATAATTGCTAAACAACAAACTAATAAAACTCCAGTATCTTCAGATATTGCAAGTTCCCTAAATAGCAATATCTTGAATAAGAATACAGGATTGGGAATTATTATTGGAACAATTATTGGCGGCACTGTATTTGCTATGTTTTTACGTCCATCTGTACCTAAATCTTGTGCTGTAGATACATATACTTTCAGTGATAAAATGAGTGTAGGTGAAGAAATTTTATTGACACAAAATACAAATCCAGATAAACAGGCTGGAGTTAAAGCATTGGCCAAGGGTGATTGTCAGACTGCTATTAATAAGTTAAATTTATACCGCCAAGCTAATCGGACTAATCGGAGTGACCCGGAAGCGTTAATTTATTTAAATAACGCCAAAGCGCTTCAGCAAACACAAAGGCTGAAAATAGCCGTCAGTGTACCCATTGGTAGTAATCCAGATGTTGCACAAGAGCTACTGCGTGGTGTAGCACAAGCACAAAATGAGGTTAACAATAATAACGGTATTCAAGGTAAACTTTTACTCGTAGAAATTGCTAACGATAATAATGATCCAGTTCAATCCGAAAGAATCGCTTCTCAATTTGTCAAAGATAATAACATCCTAGCTGTAGTAGGACATAACACTAGCGATGCTTCCTTGCGTGCTGCGCCAAAGTATGAACTTGGAGGATTAGTCATGATTGCTCCGACAGGCTTTTCCGACGGCTTTTCTAATGCTGGCACATATATATTTCGTGCTATTCCCAGAATTCGTTTATCAGCAGTTAAACTCGCTAACTATATCATCACAACAGTTGATACAAGTAACATTGCTATTTGTCGTGATTTCAGAAATTTAGATAATGATTCTGTTAGGGATCACTTTGTTACAGCAGTTGTAGAGGCTCGTGCCACGATTAATAATACACATTGTGATTTGTCAGATGATAACTTGAATGCCGAGGTCAAAATTTCTGAAGCTATTAATAGTGGAGCAAATGCCTTGTTCTTAGCTCCACATATAGATAGAATTTCTAATGCCATAAAGCTTGCAAAAGCTGCTAATCAAAGAGGGCTACCGATATTCAGCAGCCCTACTATGTACACTAACGAAACCTTAGAAAAAGGAAAAGCCGATGTTAATGGCATGGTACTGACCGCAGCTTGGCATCCACAGGCATTTCCAAACAATCCCTTTGCAAACAATGCTCTAAACCTTTGGGGTGGAATTGTCAATTGGCGAACGGCTACAGCTTATGACGCGACTAAAGCAATTATCAAAGGCTTACAACAAAGTAACACCCGTTCTGAGTTGCAACAGGTGCTACGCAACTCAAATTTTTCTGCTGATGGTGGTGCAGTTGGAAACATCAAATTTGAACCATCGGGCGATCGCAAGGGTGATTTTGTATTAATCAAAATTCAAAAAAAATCAGGCATTGATAAGTATGAGTTTGTGCGGATTAATCCTTGA
- the folD gene encoding bifunctional methylenetetrahydrofolate dehydrogenase/methenyltetrahydrofolate cyclohydrolase FolD, whose translation METKTAKLLDGKALADKIHQELSAITTETQAKIGRSPGLAVLMVGDNPASAAYVRNKERACAKVGIASFGQHFPTETTQGELEAVIAALNEDERVDGILVQLPLPSHLDAVALLNKIDPDKDADGLHPVNLGRLVRGEPGLRSCTPAGVMRLLQEYEISLQGKHAVVVGRSILVGKPMALMLLEADATVTIAHSRSLDLGTITKNADLIIAAVGRPGLITAQMVKSGSVVVDVGMNRVTDASGKSRLVGDVDWESTAGVAEYITPVPGGVGPMTVAILLQNTVASYLKKAK comes from the coding sequence ATGGAAACAAAAACTGCCAAACTTCTCGATGGTAAAGCTTTAGCTGACAAAATTCATCAAGAACTTTCAGCTATCACTACAGAAACACAAGCAAAAATTGGGCGATCGCCTGGTTTAGCTGTATTAATGGTGGGGGATAACCCAGCCTCAGCTGCTTATGTCCGCAACAAAGAAAGAGCCTGCGCTAAAGTTGGTATTGCTTCTTTTGGACAGCATTTTCCCACAGAAACCACCCAAGGGGAACTAGAAGCAGTCATTGCTGCACTCAACGAAGATGAACGTGTGGATGGTATTCTCGTGCAGTTACCTCTACCTAGCCACTTGGATGCTGTCGCCCTGCTGAATAAAATAGACCCAGACAAAGATGCTGATGGACTGCATCCAGTCAACTTGGGGCGATTAGTGCGGGGAGAACCTGGTTTACGCAGTTGTACCCCAGCTGGTGTGATGCGGCTATTACAGGAATATGAAATTTCTTTGCAGGGAAAACACGCTGTAGTGGTGGGACGCAGTATTTTAGTAGGCAAACCAATGGCCTTGATGCTACTGGAAGCTGATGCTACTGTCACAATTGCTCACTCGCGATCGCTTGACCTTGGTACGATCACGAAGAATGCTGATCTGATCATTGCAGCTGTAGGTCGCCCAGGATTAATTACAGCCCAGATGGTAAAATCAGGCTCCGTTGTGGTAGATGTGGGGATGAATCGTGTAACAGATGCCAGTGGCAAAAGTCGCTTAGTCGGCGATGTTGACTGGGAATCAACTGCTGGTGTAGCGGAATATATCACTCCAGTTCCTGGTGGTGTTGGTCCGATGACAGTTGCTATTTTATTGCAAAATACAGTCGCCAGCTATTTGAAAAAGGCGAAGTAG
- a CDS encoding Uma2 family endonuclease, whose product MLLELQQIIVKPGQEMLLKDISWQQLENILAEMGEKRAARISYSDGWLEIMVPLPEHEKDKEIVGELVRILLDYLQIDFEPFGSTTLKNEQMRQAVEPDTCFYIQNQAAVIGRNRLDLTVDPPPDLAIEIDITSRTRFDNYEILGVPELWRYTKEGLEISVIQEGKYIKVPSSPNFPDIPIVELINEYVQQCLTIGRSQAIRNFRTWLNSNL is encoded by the coding sequence ATGCTTTTAGAACTACAACAGATTATCGTCAAACCAGGACAAGAAATGTTGCTAAAAGATATTAGTTGGCAGCAGTTAGAGAATATTTTGGCAGAAATGGGAGAAAAACGGGCTGCACGCATTTCTTATAGTGATGGTTGGCTAGAAATTATGGTTCCTTTACCTGAACACGAAAAAGATAAAGAAATTGTTGGGGAGTTGGTAAGAATTTTATTAGACTACCTCCAAATTGATTTTGAACCTTTTGGTTCCACCACACTAAAAAATGAACAAATGCGGCAAGCAGTGGAACCAGATACTTGTTTTTATATTCAAAATCAAGCTGCTGTAATTGGGAGAAATCGTCTTGATTTAACTGTAGATCCACCACCAGATTTAGCAATTGAAATTGATATTACTTCCCGGACTCGATTTGATAATTATGAAATTTTGGGAGTTCCTGAACTTTGGCGATATACAAAAGAAGGTTTAGAAATTTCTGTAATACAGGAAGGAAAGTATATCAAAGTGCCATCTAGCCCTAATTTTCCTGATATCCCCATTGTGGAATTAATTAATGAGTATGTTCAGCAATGTTTAACTATTGGCAGAAGTCAAGCTATACGTAATTTTAGAACTTGGCTCAACAGTAATTTATAA
- a CDS encoding DUF1825 family protein, whose protein sequence is MGFFDSDIVQQEAKHLFEDYQTLINLGNNYGKFDREGKKLFIEKMEVMMDRYRVFMKRFELSEDFMAQMTVQQLKTQLGQFGVTPQQMFEQMHLTLQRMKTELEQQQ, encoded by the coding sequence ATGGGATTCTTTGACTCTGATATAGTTCAGCAAGAAGCAAAACATCTTTTTGAGGATTATCAAACACTGATCAATCTTGGCAACAACTACGGCAAGTTTGATCGTGAGGGCAAAAAGCTGTTTATTGAGAAAATGGAAGTTATGATGGATCGCTATCGCGTCTTTATGAAGCGATTCGAGCTTTCAGAGGATTTCATGGCGCAGATGACTGTGCAGCAACTCAAGACTCAGTTAGGTCAATTTGGTGTGACACCGCAACAGATGTTTGAGCAAATGCATCTTACCCTACAGAGGATGAAAACCGAACTAGAACAACAGCAATAG
- a CDS encoding ester cyclase, with protein MTSTESNNLPLWVQHRDKVLEQSTDIEWRYGKFPDYTRSNENIARESTRNHPEGSLEAIVQNLVRTFDVEANFKTNPQQWISVVNEKFRMSTNGGPGYTVSDLVESGTYKLLIGNTKHYKAAEENFETSTNLFHTAFPEGFTWEVLEVFSAPPTVAFKWRHWGHFKGAYKDNAPTGETIEVIGMSVAHVTDDLKILSLEHYYDNTKFLDKLTAKGQQETGEQKHKKPNFWNFFSQLWHWQEKPRTGVAKTSACPFSALMK; from the coding sequence ATGACCTCAACAGAGTCTAACAACCTACCGCTTTGGGTACAGCACAGAGATAAAGTACTAGAACAGAGTACGGATATCGAATGGCGCTATGGCAAATTTCCAGACTATACTCGTTCCAACGAAAATATCGCCAGAGAAAGCACACGCAATCATCCAGAAGGTTCACTAGAAGCCATAGTCCAAAACTTAGTGAGAACCTTCGATGTGGAAGCGAACTTTAAAACCAACCCCCAACAGTGGATATCGGTTGTCAACGAAAAGTTCCGCATGAGTACCAATGGAGGTCCAGGCTACACAGTATCAGATTTAGTCGAGTCAGGAACTTACAAACTCCTAATTGGTAACACCAAACACTACAAAGCTGCTGAAGAAAACTTTGAAACATCCACAAACCTCTTCCATACAGCCTTCCCCGAAGGATTTACCTGGGAAGTCCTAGAGGTGTTCTCAGCCCCACCCACCGTTGCCTTTAAGTGGCGGCATTGGGGACATTTTAAAGGCGCATACAAAGACAACGCACCCACAGGAGAGACAATAGAAGTTATCGGCATGAGCGTTGCCCACGTCACCGATGACTTGAAAATCCTTTCTTTGGAACACTACTATGACAACACCAAGTTCTTAGATAAGCTGACAGCAAAAGGACAACAAGAAACTGGTGAACAAAAGCACAAAAAACCAAATTTTTGGAATTTTTTCTCACAATTGTGGCATTGGCAAGAAAAACCCAGAACGGGCGTTGCAAAAACCAGTGCTTGTCCTTTCAGTGCTTTGATGAAGTAA
- a CDS encoding ABC transporter permease produces MSRYWQLLGIFWSTAIAAEMEYRLNFLIATLSSLGNLAGSLFGLFLFYRTDYTFPGWSWFAALLVLGIFTLLQGFAATFLAPNLNRIVRHVQEGTLDFVLLKPIRSQFWLSTHTLSPWGVPDLVFGSIVIGYAGNRLGLGINNYLMSAVPLLFGLVILYSLWFMLGATSIWFVKIYNATEVLRGLLEAGRYPMVAYPTAYRFFFTFVVPVAFLTTIPAEAMLGRGQISWSIGAGVLAIVLFWVSSVFWRFALRFYTSASS; encoded by the coding sequence ATGAGCAGATATTGGCAACTATTAGGGATATTTTGGAGTACCGCGATCGCAGCTGAGATGGAGTATCGCCTCAATTTTCTCATAGCTACCCTCAGCAGTTTGGGTAATCTCGCCGGCAGTCTTTTTGGATTATTCTTATTTTACCGTACTGACTACACCTTTCCGGGCTGGTCATGGTTTGCAGCTTTGTTGGTTTTGGGAATTTTCACGTTGTTACAAGGCTTTGCAGCTACCTTTCTCGCGCCGAACCTAAATCGCATTGTTCGCCATGTTCAGGAAGGGACATTAGATTTTGTCCTCCTCAAACCTATCCGCAGTCAGTTTTGGCTTTCCACTCATACCTTGTCACCTTGGGGAGTACCAGATTTAGTTTTTGGCAGTATTGTCATTGGCTATGCAGGTAACCGCTTAGGTTTAGGAATCAATAATTACCTGATGAGTGCAGTGCCATTGTTATTCGGCTTGGTAATTCTTTATAGTTTGTGGTTTATGCTGGGTGCAACTAGCATTTGGTTTGTAAAAATATACAATGCCACTGAAGTTTTACGGGGTTTGTTAGAAGCTGGCAGATATCCTATGGTAGCTTATCCCACCGCTTACCGCTTTTTCTTCACCTTTGTAGTCCCTGTGGCATTTTTAACAACTATACCAGCAGAAGCGATGCTGGGTCGGGGTCAAATTAGTTGGTCTATAGGTGCTGGAGTTTTAGCTATAGTCCTGTTCTGGGTTTCCAGTGTATTTTGGCGGTTTGCTTTGCGCTTTTATACCAGTGCTTCAAGTTAG
- a CDS encoding RNA-binding S4 domain-containing protein: protein MIKLDQFLKFMGVTSTGGQAKLIILDGGVKVNGTVETRRGRKLVLGDKVTVEGQTFEVEL from the coding sequence ATGATTAAACTCGACCAGTTTTTAAAGTTTATGGGTGTAACCTCAACTGGAGGACAAGCCAAACTGATAATTCTTGATGGTGGTGTCAAAGTCAATGGTACAGTTGAAACCCGACGCGGACGAAAATTAGTATTAGGCGACAAAGTAACAGTAGAAGGGCAAACTTTCGAGGTCGAACTATAA
- the crtE gene encoding geranylgeranyl diphosphate synthase CrtE: MVAADNFQKMKEEATFNLVAYLKERQKLCETALDQAIPVIYPEKIYESMRYSLLAGGKRIRPILCLAACEIMGGTIEMAMPTACATEMIHTMSLIHDDLPAMDNDDYRRGRLTNHKVYGDNIAILAGDGLLAYAFEFVATQTPENVPRERVIQVIARLGKALGAAGLVGGQVVDLDSEGKSDISLETLNFIHNHKTAALLEASVVCGGMIAGASAEDVQRLSRYSQNIGLAFQIIDDILDITATQEQLGKTAGKDLIAKKVTYPSLWGLEESRSKAQQLVEAACKELETFGKLAQPLQALAHFITSRNH; the protein is encoded by the coding sequence ATGGTAGCAGCTGATAACTTCCAGAAAATGAAAGAGGAAGCCACCTTTAACCTGGTAGCCTATCTCAAAGAGCGGCAAAAGCTTTGTGAAACTGCTCTGGATCAGGCTATTCCCGTGATTTATCCAGAAAAGATTTATGAATCAATGCGCTACTCGCTATTAGCTGGAGGTAAGCGCATACGCCCCATTCTCTGCCTAGCGGCTTGTGAAATCATGGGTGGCACAATTGAAATGGCCATGCCAACAGCCTGTGCGACAGAAATGATCCATACAATGTCCTTAATTCACGACGACCTGCCAGCAATGGATAATGATGATTATCGTCGGGGCAGACTGACAAATCACAAAGTTTATGGGGACAATATCGCCATTTTGGCTGGTGATGGCTTGTTGGCTTACGCTTTTGAGTTTGTTGCCACTCAAACTCCGGAAAACGTTCCTAGAGAAAGAGTTATACAAGTAATTGCCCGTCTCGGCAAAGCCTTGGGAGCCGCCGGCTTAGTCGGCGGTCAAGTGGTTGATTTAGACTCAGAAGGTAAATCAGATATTTCTCTAGAAACCCTGAATTTTATTCATAACCACAAAACAGCTGCCCTTTTAGAAGCCAGTGTTGTTTGTGGAGGCATGATTGCCGGGGCATCTGCGGAAGATGTCCAACGACTTTCTCGCTATTCTCAAAACATTGGTCTGGCATTTCAGATCATCGATGATATTCTGGATATCACTGCTACCCAGGAACAATTAGGTAAAACTGCTGGTAAAGACCTCATAGCTAAAAAAGTTACCTATCCCAGCCTTTGGGGACTTGAAGAATCACGCTCCAAAGCTCAACAGCTAGTGGAAGCAGCTTGTAAGGAATTGGAAACATTTGGCAAATTGGCACAGCCACTCCAAGCGCTGGCTCACTTTATCACCAGTCGCAATCACTAG
- a CDS encoding NUDIX hydrolase, translating to MTNQPVHVAIAILYQEDKFLMQLRDNIPGIIYPGYWGLFGGHLELGETPDVAVKREVIEEIGYTLPSFSEFGCYANDAVVRHVFHAPLLVELNQLVLNEGWDMGLLTPKDIRQGNCYSPIADEIRPLGTIHQKIMLDFISQSILDFRF from the coding sequence ATGACTAATCAACCAGTTCATGTAGCGATCGCAATTCTTTACCAAGAAGACAAGTTTCTCATGCAACTGCGAGACAACATCCCAGGGATTATCTACCCTGGTTACTGGGGGCTATTCGGTGGACATCTTGAACTTGGTGAAACGCCAGATGTAGCAGTCAAGCGAGAAGTTATCGAAGAAATCGGCTATACCCTCCCATCATTTTCGGAATTTGGTTGTTATGCAAATGATGCTGTTGTTCGTCATGTCTTTCATGCACCACTGCTAGTCGAATTAAACCAACTTGTTTTAAACGAAGGTTGGGATATGGGATTATTAACACCTAAAGATATTCGCCAAGGTAACTGTTATTCCCCAATTGCCGATGAAATCCGACCTTTAGGCACTATACATCAGAAAATTATGTTGGATTTCATTAGTCAATCAATTTTAGATTTTAGATTTTAG
- a CDS encoding divergent PAP2 family protein — protein sequence MQDIGNILDNRVLLVALVACLIAQGLKLVVEVVKNRKLNVRVLVTTGGMPSAHSALVTALAAGVGQSLGWASPEFALATVFAIIVMYDAAGVRQAAGKQARILNQMIDELFHEKPDFSQDRLKELLGHTPVQVIVGSALGITIYWLARSAY from the coding sequence ATGCAGGACATAGGCAACATTTTAGATAACCGGGTGCTGTTGGTGGCTCTGGTCGCTTGTTTAATTGCTCAAGGATTGAAGCTTGTAGTTGAGGTAGTCAAAAATCGCAAACTGAATGTCCGTGTTTTAGTGACAACTGGAGGTATGCCCAGCGCCCATTCAGCTTTGGTTACAGCTCTTGCAGCTGGTGTAGGGCAAAGTCTTGGTTGGGCATCGCCTGAGTTTGCTTTGGCTACTGTTTTTGCGATCATTGTCATGTATGATGCAGCCGGAGTCCGCCAAGCTGCTGGCAAGCAAGCTCGGATTCTCAATCAAATGATTGATGAATTATTCCACGAAAAACCAGACTTTAGCCAAGACCGTCTCAAGGAATTACTGGGACATACACCAGTGCAGGTGATAGTTGGTTCAGCTTTGGGCATCACCATCTATTGGTTAGCTCGCTCTGCTTACTAG
- a CDS encoding pyridoxine 5'-phosphate synthase translates to MPTLGVNIDHIATIRQARRTVEPDPVAAAVLAELAGADGITVHLREDRRHIQDRDVLLLRQTVRSHLNLEMAATDEMLAIALDIKPDYVTLVPEKREEVTTEGGLDIVGQIARIGEIVDKLQSVGIPVSLFIDAQPAQIEASVKVKAQFIELHTGQYAEAKDETHRQQELAVLAQGCEQAIKAGLRINAGHGLTYWNVYPVAALPGMEELNIGHTIISRAALVGIERAVREMKQAITVNSYHNFLAR, encoded by the coding sequence GTGCCTACACTGGGAGTTAACATTGACCACATCGCTACCATTCGCCAAGCGCGGCGGACAGTGGAACCAGACCCCGTAGCGGCGGCGGTACTAGCAGAATTAGCGGGTGCAGATGGGATTACAGTGCATCTACGGGAAGATCGGCGACATATTCAAGACAGAGATGTGCTACTCTTGCGGCAGACAGTGCGATCGCATCTCAATTTAGAAATGGCCGCTACAGACGAAATGTTAGCGATCGCCCTCGATATCAAACCCGATTACGTGACCTTAGTCCCCGAAAAGCGCGAAGAAGTCACAACAGAAGGCGGATTAGATATTGTCGGACAAATTGCTAGAATAGGTGAGATAGTAGATAAATTGCAGAGCGTTGGTATTCCCGTTAGTTTATTTATCGACGCACAGCCAGCACAAATTGAAGCATCTGTCAAGGTGAAAGCGCAATTTATTGAACTGCACACCGGGCAGTACGCTGAGGCTAAAGACGAAACTCATCGCCAGCAAGAATTAGCGGTATTAGCTCAAGGATGTGAACAAGCAATAAAAGCAGGCTTACGCATCAACGCAGGTCATGGACTCACCTACTGGAACGTTTATCCGGTGGCTGCACTACCAGGAATGGAAGAACTGAACATTGGTCATACCATTATCAGTCGAGCCGCATTAGTAGGAATCGAAAGAGCCGTCCGCGAAATGAAACAAGCAATTACAGTGAACAGTTATCACAATTTTCTAGCCCGATAA
- a CDS encoding MgPME-cyclase complex family protein, with protein sequence MKTYYYALASHKFLIQEEPTAEVLKERTRHYHEQEKEIDFWLVNQPAFLESPEMAEVKAKCPRPAAAIISTNAQFITWLKLRLEYVITGEFQAPSETISDPLASLSSVS encoded by the coding sequence ATGAAAACATACTATTACGCTTTGGCAAGTCACAAATTCCTGATTCAAGAAGAACCAACCGCAGAAGTTCTGAAAGAACGCACTCGTCACTACCATGAACAAGAAAAAGAAATTGATTTTTGGTTGGTGAACCAGCCAGCTTTTTTAGAATCGCCTGAAATGGCAGAAGTAAAGGCGAAGTGTCCTCGACCAGCCGCCGCCATTATTTCTACCAATGCCCAATTTATTACCTGGCTCAAACTGCGATTAGAGTATGTGATTACAGGAGAATTTCAGGCTCCTTCTGAGACTATCTCAGATCCTTTAGCTTCCCTCAGCTCAGTGTCTTAA